In a genomic window of bacterium:
- a CDS encoding ferritin family protein, giving the protein MSVFDAREILLFAIRIEENGEAFYRNMSAKLPEPRIQDLFRHLAGQELVHRDIYRSMLSKLQAYTPPETYTDEYGAYLRAYVDNKIFNAGRLDEYAAAITTAKAAIDFAIDRELESILYYQEILMVVPEEQKNEINKIIGEEKNHFMKLSELRKTIA; this is encoded by the coding sequence ATGAGCGTTTTTGACGCCCGGGAGATCCTGCTATTCGCAATTCGTATCGAGGAAAACGGGGAGGCATTCTACCGGAACATGAGTGCGAAGCTGCCCGAACCCCGGATCCAGGACCTTTTCCGGCACCTGGCAGGACAGGAGCTGGTGCACAGGGATATCTATCGATCAATGCTCTCAAAACTTCAGGCTTATACCCCGCCCGAGACCTACACGGATGAATATGGCGCGTATCTCCGGGCTTATGTCGACAATAAGATCTTCAACGCCGGGCGACTCGACGAATACGCGGCAGCTATTACGACCGCCAAGGCTGCGATCGATTTCGCCATTGACCGCGAGCTCGAGTCGATCCTGTATTATCAGGAAATTCTCATGGTCGTACCGGAAGAACAAAAAAATGAGATCAATAAGATCATCGGTGAAGAAAAGAATCATTTCATGAAATTATCTGAACTGCGCAAAACCATCGCGTAA
- a CDS encoding class II SORL domain-containing protein, translating into MFQMNDAVQTADWKKEKHAPALDMPGKIKKGDAVKLTVTVGKEIAHPNTTEHHIAWIDVYFRPEGEKFSCHIGRYEFQAHGGSAQGPNTSTMYTHPESTVNFKTEKSGTVFALSYCNIHGLWMNSMDLTVS; encoded by the coding sequence ATGTTCCAAATGAACGATGCCGTACAGACCGCAGACTGGAAAAAGGAAAAACATGCGCCGGCCCTTGACATGCCGGGCAAGATCAAAAAAGGCGATGCCGTGAAGTTAACCGTAACGGTGGGCAAAGAGATCGCCCATCCTAACACGACCGAGCATCATATCGCCTGGATCGACGTTTATTTCCGTCCCGAGGGCGAAAAATTCTCATGCCACATCGGTCGTTATGAATTTCAGGCGCACGGCGGTTCGGCCCAGGGTCCGAATACGAGCACGATGTACACTCATCCTGAAAGCACGGTGAACTTCAAGACCGAAAAAAGCGGGACCGTGTTCGCCCTGTCTTACTGCAATATCCATGGCCTGTGGATGAATTCCATGGACTTGACCGTATCATAA